In the genome of Streptomyces sp. NBC_00190, one region contains:
- a CDS encoding EamA family transporter has product MKRFATVALTALAPVSWGSTYFVATELLPPDRPLFTGVMRALPAGLLLTALARTLPQGRWWWRSAVLGTLNIGAFFPLLFLSAYRLPGGVAAVLGSVGPLFVIGLAALVLGERARLRTVLAAVAGAFGVSMVVLTAEARLDLVGIVAGVISSASMGAGTVMAKRWGRPEGVGPLAVAGWQLVAGGLVIIPVAALVEGAPPVLDGKAFLGYGYMMLINTGIAYWLWFRGIGQLSATSVTLLSPLSPLTAAVIGWAALGQALTPVQLVGMAIAFGATVAGQLAAARTAGKAESFSSAEQIDRNISMDLGDERVRR; this is encoded by the coding sequence ATGAAGCGTTTCGCCACCGTCGCCCTGACCGCCCTCGCCCCCGTCTCCTGGGGTTCGACCTACTTCGTGGCCACCGAGCTGCTCCCGCCCGACCGGCCCCTGTTCACCGGGGTGATGCGGGCCCTGCCCGCCGGACTGCTGCTGACCGCCCTGGCCCGCACCCTGCCCCAGGGCCGGTGGTGGTGGAGGTCCGCCGTCCTCGGCACCCTCAACATCGGCGCCTTCTTCCCACTGCTGTTCCTCTCCGCCTACCGCCTGCCCGGCGGGGTCGCGGCCGTGCTCGGCTCCGTCGGCCCGCTGTTCGTCATAGGACTCGCCGCCCTCGTCCTCGGGGAACGGGCGAGACTGCGCACCGTACTCGCCGCCGTCGCGGGGGCGTTCGGCGTGAGCATGGTCGTCCTCACCGCCGAGGCCAGACTCGACCTCGTCGGCATCGTCGCCGGCGTGATCTCCTCCGCCTCCATGGGCGCGGGCACGGTCATGGCCAAGCGCTGGGGCCGCCCCGAGGGCGTGGGCCCGCTGGCCGTGGCCGGATGGCAGCTCGTCGCGGGCGGTCTGGTCATCATCCCGGTCGCCGCGCTCGTCGAAGGGGCGCCGCCCGTGCTCGACGGCAAGGCCTTCCTCGGCTACGGCTACATGATGCTGATCAACACCGGTATCGCGTACTGGCTCTGGTTCCGCGGCATCGGGCAGCTCAGCGCCACCTCGGTCACCCTGCTCTCGCCGCTCTCCCCGCTCACCGCCGCCGTCATCGGCTGGGCCGCCCTCGGGCAGGCGCTGACCCCGGTACAGCTGGTGGGCATGGCGATCGCCTTCGGAGCCACCGTCGCCGGTCAGCTCGCTGCCGCCCGTACGGCCGGGAAGGCGGAATCTTTCAGTTCAGCTGAACAGATCGATCGAAACATTTCGATGGACCTGGGCGATGAGCGGGTGCGACGGTAG
- a CDS encoding MFS transporter, producing MKAVGEVRVAGERSLLLGIGISSVGIGMYVPFSLVFFHHVTGLSFTLVGLVMTVTGVAGLAFMPLAGTAVDRFGAKNVNLVLYGIRALGFALYPLAGSLPAFAAVALVTALADRSFGVVQQSLIGEVAHGAARDRLQASTRALQNAGMGAGALLVSGVLALWGTGGFTYTAWANSLAFALAGLLVGRVRPVRAAAAGAPGRAPAGYRTVLRDRPFLGLTAANFLTALGYSALSVLFPLYLSTWLTAPDSLTGAAFTVNTVLCAGVGVLIAGRVRRSGARRTRSAALGALLFAAAFVGQIVLGTLRPGQGVTLVALLFIVVVYTVGELVHSPSGGALSVSAAPEAVRGRYLATYQLSYSLAGALAPSLFTALLSVDGRLPWAVLTVAALGAALALLRLERHLPAGAVYAQPSAAAPRVPAHAAA from the coding sequence ATGAAGGCAGTCGGCGAGGTACGGGTGGCGGGGGAGCGGTCCCTGCTCCTCGGCATCGGGATCAGCTCGGTCGGGATCGGCATGTACGTCCCGTTCTCGCTGGTCTTCTTCCACCACGTGACGGGGCTCTCCTTCACCCTGGTCGGCCTGGTCATGACCGTCACCGGGGTGGCCGGGCTGGCCTTCATGCCGCTGGCCGGCACGGCCGTCGACCGGTTCGGCGCCAAGAACGTCAACCTGGTGCTCTACGGGATACGGGCGCTCGGCTTCGCCCTCTATCCCCTCGCGGGCTCCCTGCCCGCCTTCGCCGCGGTCGCCCTCGTCACCGCCCTCGCCGACCGGTCCTTCGGCGTCGTCCAGCAGTCCCTGATCGGGGAGGTCGCGCACGGCGCCGCCCGCGACCGGCTCCAGGCCTCCACCCGGGCCCTGCAGAACGCCGGGATGGGCGCGGGCGCCCTGCTCGTGTCCGGGGTGCTGGCGCTGTGGGGCACCGGCGGATTCACGTACACCGCCTGGGCCAACTCCCTGGCCTTCGCCCTCGCCGGACTGCTCGTCGGCCGGGTCCGCCCGGTGCGCGCGGCCGCGGCCGGCGCCCCGGGGCGGGCGCCCGCCGGCTACCGGACGGTGCTGCGGGACCGGCCCTTCCTCGGGCTCACCGCCGCCAACTTCCTCACCGCGCTGGGGTACTCCGCCCTCTCCGTGCTCTTCCCGCTCTACCTCTCCACCTGGCTGACGGCCCCCGACTCCCTCACCGGAGCCGCGTTCACCGTCAACACCGTCCTGTGCGCGGGTGTCGGCGTCCTGATCGCGGGCCGGGTCCGCCGCTCCGGCGCCCGCCGCACCCGCTCCGCGGCCCTCGGCGCACTGCTCTTCGCCGCCGCCTTCGTCGGGCAGATCGTGCTCGGGACGCTCCGCCCCGGCCAGGGCGTCACACTCGTCGCCCTGCTGTTCATCGTCGTCGTCTACACCGTCGGCGAACTGGTGCACAGCCCCTCCGGGGGCGCCCTGTCGGTCTCCGCGGCACCCGAAGCCGTCCGCGGCCGCTACCTGGCCACCTACCAGCTGTCCTACTCGCTGGCCGGCGCCCTGGCGCCCTCCCTCTTCACCGCGCTGCTCTCGGTCGACGGCCGCCTGCCCTGGGCCGTCCTGACCGTCGCCGCGCTCGGCGCCGCCCTCGCGCTGCTCCGGCTGGAACGGCACCTGCCCGCCGGGGCCGTGTACGCGCAGCCGTCGGCCGCCGCCCCGCGCGTGCCGGCGCACGCCGCCGCCTGA
- a CDS encoding MarR family winged helix-turn-helix transcriptional regulator: MKDEKDEKDAVDAIIGQWAVVRPDLETAPMAVFGRIYRIARAMGDAMEEAYGRYGVSRGEFDVVGTLRRSGAPYTLSPRQLSATLMLTTGGMTGRLDKLEKAGLLCRKPDPHDRRGLQVTITDRGLALIDEAVSAGLEVQRAALTGLSDEEVKVLTGLLRKLMAGV, translated from the coding sequence ATGAAGGACGAGAAGGACGAGAAGGACGCCGTCGACGCGATCATCGGGCAGTGGGCCGTGGTGCGCCCCGACCTGGAAACGGCCCCCATGGCCGTCTTCGGCCGCATCTACCGGATCGCCAGGGCCATGGGCGACGCGATGGAGGAGGCCTACGGCCGCTACGGCGTCTCGCGCGGGGAGTTCGACGTCGTCGGTACGCTGCGCCGCTCCGGGGCGCCGTACACGCTCTCGCCCCGCCAGCTGTCGGCCACGCTCATGCTCACCACGGGCGGCATGACCGGGCGTCTGGACAAGCTGGAGAAGGCCGGGCTGCTCTGCCGCAAGCCCGATCCCCACGACCGGCGCGGGCTCCAGGTCACGATCACCGACCGGGGCCTCGCCCTCATCGACGAGGCCGTCTCCGCCGGCCTGGAGGTACAGCGCGCCGCGCTCACCGGCCTCAGCGACGAGGAGGTCAAGGTGCTCACCGGCCTGCTCCGCAAGCTGATGGCCGGGGTCTGA
- a CDS encoding 4-alpha-glucanotransferase gives MDDLARLAALHGIATAYQPAADVTVQVPRATVATVLGLLGMATDTPEDVRRHLADAQREAETRLLPSVLVCWAGEPPPSALAALPPGTRIRLEPQEVPDEAPDEARGVPDEAPHAAAEWLTGPGEPLPDGLPLGVHGMTATLPDGRTAEATLIAAPDRAPAAPERTHGLLVQLYSLLSERSWGMGDLGDLADLARWAGHTHGAGFIQVNPLHAAVPGTPTDPSPYRPSSRRFPDPVHLRVEDVPEYARCPDRGALAELAARGGELRREVLEKGALIDRDAVWALKRAALELLYAVPRTPEREAAYGEFRAGQGPPLDKHAAWCAAAAGEDPGQRLDFHRWLVWLTDTQLAAAQQAAREAGMAVGIVHDLAVGVHPDGSDARTGPFHARGISVGAPPDAFNARGQDWGLPPWRPDRLAATGFAPFRALLRGVFRYAGALRIDHVMGLFRLWWIPEGSTPAEGTYVGYDGEAMLAILVLEAHRAGALVIGEDLGTVEPRVRRALARRGVLGTSVLWFERDWAGGGNPLAPRDWRADCLATATTHDLPPTAAKLAGSHVELRHRLGLLTREVGLERAEDAADTAEWLAVLDHLGLDAKGEEAAVRALYAFLLRTPARLVGVWLPDAVGDRRPQNLPGTWDQYPNWRLPVADATGRPLTLEELTASPRANALLSAVRKGLAEEG, from the coding sequence ATGGACGACCTGGCCCGGCTCGCGGCCCTGCACGGCATCGCCACCGCCTACCAGCCCGCCGCGGACGTCACCGTCCAGGTCCCGCGGGCCACGGTCGCCACCGTGCTCGGGCTGCTCGGCATGGCCACCGACACCCCCGAGGACGTCCGCCGGCACCTCGCCGACGCGCAGCGGGAGGCCGAGACCCGGCTGCTCCCGTCCGTGCTGGTGTGCTGGGCGGGCGAACCGCCGCCGTCCGCGCTGGCCGCCCTGCCGCCCGGTACCCGGATCCGCCTGGAGCCGCAGGAGGTACCGGACGAGGCACCGGACGAGGCACGGGGCGTACCGGACGAGGCGCCGCACGCGGCCGCCGAGTGGCTGACCGGCCCCGGGGAGCCGCTGCCCGACGGGCTGCCCCTGGGCGTCCACGGCATGACCGCCACCCTGCCCGACGGCCGCACCGCCGAAGCCACCCTGATCGCGGCCCCGGACCGGGCCCCCGCCGCGCCCGAGCGCACCCACGGGCTGCTCGTCCAGCTCTACTCCCTCCTCTCGGAGCGCTCCTGGGGCATGGGCGACCTGGGCGACCTCGCCGACCTCGCGCGGTGGGCCGGACACACCCACGGCGCCGGCTTCATCCAGGTCAACCCGCTGCACGCGGCCGTGCCCGGCACCCCGACCGACCCGTCCCCCTACCGGCCCTCCTCCCGCCGCTTCCCCGACCCGGTCCACCTGCGCGTCGAGGACGTGCCCGAGTACGCCCGCTGCCCCGACCGCGGGGCCCTCGCCGAACTCGCCGCCCGGGGCGGTGAGCTGCGCCGCGAGGTGCTGGAGAAGGGCGCGCTGATCGACCGGGACGCCGTCTGGGCGCTCAAGCGGGCCGCCCTGGAGCTGCTGTACGCCGTCCCGCGCACGCCCGAACGGGAGGCCGCCTACGGCGAGTTCCGCGCCGGGCAGGGTCCGCCGCTGGACAAGCACGCCGCGTGGTGCGCGGCGGCGGCCGGCGAGGACCCCGGTCAGCGGCTCGACTTCCACCGCTGGCTGGTCTGGCTGACCGACACTCAGCTCGCCGCCGCCCAGCAGGCCGCCCGGGAGGCCGGCATGGCCGTCGGCATCGTGCACGACCTGGCCGTCGGGGTGCATCCCGACGGCTCGGACGCCCGTACCGGACCCTTCCACGCCCGAGGCATCTCCGTCGGGGCCCCGCCGGACGCCTTCAACGCGCGCGGCCAGGACTGGGGCCTGCCCCCATGGCGCCCGGACCGGCTGGCGGCCACCGGTTTCGCACCCTTCCGGGCCCTGCTGCGCGGGGTGTTCCGGTACGCGGGCGCCCTGCGGATCGACCACGTCATGGGCCTGTTCCGGCTCTGGTGGATCCCGGAGGGGAGCACGCCCGCCGAAGGCACGTACGTCGGCTACGACGGCGAGGCCATGCTGGCGATCCTGGTGCTGGAGGCCCATCGCGCCGGGGCCCTGGTCATCGGCGAGGACCTGGGCACGGTGGAGCCGCGGGTGCGCCGGGCGCTGGCACGGCGCGGGGTGCTCGGGACCTCGGTGCTCTGGTTCGAGCGGGACTGGGCCGGCGGCGGGAACCCCCTCGCCCCGCGGGACTGGCGGGCCGACTGCCTGGCCACCGCCACCACCCACGATCTCCCGCCCACGGCCGCCAAGCTCGCCGGCAGCCACGTGGAACTGCGCCACCGGCTCGGGCTGCTGACCCGCGAGGTCGGGCTGGAACGGGCCGAGGACGCCGCCGACACCGCCGAGTGGCTGGCCGTACTGGACCACCTCGGCCTGGACGCCAAGGGCGAGGAGGCCGCCGTACGGGCCCTGTACGCCTTCCTGCTGCGCACGCCCGCGCGGCTGGTCGGCGTCTGGCTGCCGGACGCGGTGGGGGACCGGCGGCCGCAGAACCTGCCGGGCACCTGGGACCAGTACCCCAATTGGCGGCTCCCGGTCGCCGATGCCACGGGGCGCCCGCTGACCCTGGAGGAGCTGACCGCCTCGCCACGGGCGAACGCCCTGCTGAGCGCGGTACGGAAGGGGCTCGCCGAGGAGGGGTGA
- a CDS encoding beta-N-acetylglucosaminidase domain-containing protein: protein MQLRGSKRATAAVAVLGTLLGGAVASSPPGAVSAPSVPSTPGGSGTAAKEAAAASAPGPLLDPGADTPRTAAEGPAVWPRPQSMAADPAREVPLGAEAVLVAPSDADPHAVQVVRDALRAAGVRTVHERAPGAPLPERGTVVRLQGPDAQEALRALGAAEARDLPEGGYRLAVGKPGGRDTIALAGVGEDGLFHAAQTLRQLLAAGGGKAPGVLVRDWPTAPVRGIAEAFYGQPWTQEQRLAQLDFMGRTKQNRLLLAPGDDVYRTTAWRQEYPAEQQEEFRALAERARANRVVLGWAVTPGQSMCLSSVGDRAALARKLDAMWELGFRAFQVQFQDISYTEWGCKADRERFGKGPAAAAKAHAEVAAELAAHLAARHPGAAPLSLLPTEFYQEGATAYRTALSAALDPRVEVAWTGVGVVPRTITGRELAGARSALGHPLVTMDNYPVNDWDPGRIFLGPYAGRDPAVAGGSAALLTNAMPQGTLSRIPVFTAADFAWNPRGYRPGESWAAAVRELSGPDPRTREAVAALAGNTASSGLKMEESAYLKPLVEQFWKARAAGDPAAGTELRKAFTVLREAPGRLPALSDEAGPWLERLSRYGAAGELAVDVLRAQARGDGAAAWQATQALARARQALAETGPATVDKAVLEPFLAKATAEADAWTGAGRQTGEVTKDAGAWTVRLDGQRPVVAVTVTTDPFPAGVRGAAVEAHVPGEGWRKVGDAAPSGWTQVDTAGLRADAVRLSWAGTAPTVHRVVPWLGDGPRAGFELKDGGAVDAEIGGAARPLSAELSALGPGEVRGRLSARPPQGIEVRLPQNAVAPRGGRVTIPFEVAVARDVPPGTYQVPVVFDGEARTLTVRAVLRTGGPDLLRTARASSSANETPAFPASAAVDGSSATRWSSPPVDGAWWQAELPAPARIGRLDLHWQDAHPSSYRVETSVDGLTWRPAATVAASAGGRESLRLDAPGTRFVRVTCDTRATRYGCSLWSAEAYAVTP from the coding sequence GTGCAGCTGAGGGGCAGCAAGCGGGCGACGGCTGCCGTCGCGGTGCTCGGCACACTGCTGGGCGGAGCCGTGGCGTCCTCGCCTCCGGGGGCCGTTTCGGCGCCGTCAGTACCGTCCACACCGGGCGGCTCCGGTACAGCGGCCAAGGAGGCGGCTGCCGCCTCCGCCCCCGGACCCCTCCTCGACCCGGGAGCCGACACCCCGCGCACCGCGGCCGAGGGCCCGGCCGTGTGGCCGCGGCCGCAGTCGATGGCCGCCGACCCGGCGCGCGAGGTGCCGCTGGGCGCGGAGGCCGTGCTGGTGGCCCCGTCCGACGCGGATCCGCACGCGGTCCAGGTGGTCCGGGACGCCCTGCGCGCGGCGGGCGTGCGGACCGTGCACGAGCGGGCCCCCGGGGCGCCGCTGCCCGAGCGGGGCACCGTGGTACGGCTCCAGGGCCCCGACGCGCAGGAGGCACTGCGGGCGCTGGGCGCGGCCGAAGCCCGCGATCTGCCGGAGGGGGGCTACCGGCTGGCGGTGGGCAAGCCCGGCGGCCGGGACACGATCGCACTGGCCGGCGTAGGGGAGGACGGGCTGTTCCACGCGGCGCAGACGCTGCGTCAGCTGCTCGCGGCGGGCGGCGGGAAGGCGCCCGGCGTGCTGGTTCGGGACTGGCCCACGGCGCCCGTGCGCGGGATCGCCGAGGCGTTCTACGGGCAGCCCTGGACGCAGGAGCAACGGCTGGCGCAGCTGGACTTCATGGGCCGCACCAAGCAGAACCGGCTGCTGCTCGCGCCCGGTGACGACGTGTACCGGACGACGGCCTGGCGCCAGGAGTACCCTGCGGAGCAGCAGGAGGAGTTCCGGGCGCTGGCCGAACGGGCCCGCGCCAACCGGGTCGTCCTGGGCTGGGCGGTGACCCCCGGCCAGTCGATGTGCCTGTCCTCCGTGGGCGACCGGGCGGCGCTCGCGCGCAAGCTGGACGCGATGTGGGAGCTGGGCTTCCGGGCCTTCCAGGTGCAGTTCCAGGACATCAGCTACACCGAGTGGGGCTGCAAGGCGGACCGGGAGCGGTTCGGGAAGGGCCCGGCCGCGGCCGCGAAGGCGCACGCGGAGGTCGCGGCCGAGCTGGCGGCGCACCTGGCCGCACGGCATCCGGGGGCGGCGCCGCTGTCGCTGCTGCCGACGGAGTTCTACCAGGAGGGCGCCACCGCCTACCGGACCGCCCTGTCCGCCGCGTTGGACCCGCGGGTGGAGGTGGCCTGGACGGGCGTGGGCGTGGTGCCCCGCACGATCACCGGCAGGGAGCTGGCCGGGGCGCGCTCGGCGCTGGGCCACCCGCTGGTCACCATGGACAACTACCCGGTGAACGACTGGGATCCGGGCCGGATCTTCCTCGGACCGTACGCGGGACGCGATCCGGCGGTCGCGGGCGGCTCGGCGGCGCTGCTGACCAACGCGATGCCGCAGGGCACGCTGTCGCGCATCCCGGTCTTCACGGCGGCGGACTTCGCCTGGAATCCGCGCGGCTACCGGCCCGGGGAGTCCTGGGCGGCGGCGGTGCGCGAGCTGTCCGGCCCCGACCCCCGCACGCGCGAGGCGGTCGCGGCGCTGGCCGGGAACACGGCCTCGTCCGGTCTGAAGATGGAGGAGTCCGCGTACCTGAAACCGCTCGTCGAACAGTTCTGGAAGGCGCGGGCGGCGGGCGACCCGGCGGCCGGCACCGAACTGCGCAAGGCGTTCACGGTCCTTCGCGAGGCCCCCGGCCGACTGCCGGCCCTCTCGGACGAGGCGGGGCCCTGGCTGGAGCGGCTGTCGCGCTACGGAGCGGCGGGCGAGCTGGCGGTCGACGTCCTGCGGGCCCAGGCCCGCGGCGACGGCGCGGCCGCCTGGCAGGCCACGCAGGCGCTGGCGCGCGCCCGGCAGGCACTGGCCGAGACGGGCCCGGCCACGGTGGACAAGGCCGTCCTGGAGCCCTTCCTGGCGAAGGCGACGGCCGAGGCGGACGCGTGGACCGGGGCCGGCCGTCAGACGGGCGAGGTGACGAAGGACGCGGGCGCCTGGACCGTACGGCTGGACGGGCAGCGCCCGGTGGTGGCGGTGACGGTGACGACCGATCCGTTCCCGGCCGGGGTCCGGGGCGCGGCGGTGGAGGCCCACGTACCGGGCGAGGGCTGGCGCAAGGTCGGCGACGCCGCGCCGTCGGGCTGGACCCAGGTGGACACGGCGGGGCTGCGCGCCGACGCGGTACGGCTGTCCTGGGCCGGGACCGCGCCCACCGTGCACCGGGTGGTCCCCTGGCTCGGGGACGGCCCCCGGGCCGGCTTCGAGCTGAAGGACGGGGGCGCGGTCGACGCCGAGATCGGCGGGGCCGCGCGGCCGCTCTCGGCGGAGCTGTCCGCGCTGGGACCGGGCGAGGTCCGCGGACGGCTGTCCGCGCGGCCGCCGCAGGGCATCGAGGTCCGGCTGCCGCAGAACGCCGTGGCGCCGCGCGGCGGGCGGGTGACGATCCCGTTCGAGGTCGCGGTCGCGCGGGACGTGCCGCCCGGCACCTACCAGGTGCCGGTGGTCTTCGACGGGGAGGCACGCACGTTGACGGTACGGGCGGTGCTCCGCACCGGCGGGCCGGACCTGCTGCGCACGGCGCGGGCGAGTTCTTCGGCGAACGAGACGCCCGCGTTCCCGGCCTCGGCGGCCGTGGACGGCTCCTCGGCCACACGCTGGTCCTCGCCGCCGGTGGACGGCGCGTGGTGGCAGGCGGAGCTCCCGGCCCCGGCCCGGATCGGCCGCCTGGACCTCCACTGGCAGGACGCCCATCCCTCGTCCTACCGTGTGGAGACCTCGGTGGACGGGCTGACCTGGCGGCCGGCCGCCACCGTGGCGGCGTCGGCGGGCGGCCGTGAATCCTTGCGCCTGGACGCCCCCGGGACCCGCTTCGTGCGCGTCACGTGCGACACCCGCGCGACGCGCTACGGCTGCTCGCTCTGGTCGGCGGAGGCCTACGCGGTCACCCCGTAG
- a CDS encoding HNH endonuclease, producing the protein MPHVLVLNASYEPLGVVPLRRALVLVLENKAVSLEESGAYLHSATRAVPAPSVVRLKRFVRVPYRGPVPLTRRALFARDGGRCMYCGAVATSVDHVIPRSRGGQHAWDNVVAACRRCNHVKADRHLLELGWRLRHQPAPPSGLAWRIIGTGHRDPRWMPYLQPYGAEDALDRIGVAAS; encoded by the coding sequence GTGCCGCACGTCCTGGTCCTCAATGCGTCGTACGAGCCGCTCGGCGTCGTACCGCTCCGCCGCGCGCTCGTCCTCGTCCTGGAGAACAAAGCGGTCTCCCTGGAGGAATCCGGCGCCTATCTGCACAGCGCGACCAGAGCCGTCCCCGCGCCCAGCGTGGTCCGGCTCAAGCGCTTCGTACGGGTCCCCTACCGGGGGCCCGTTCCGCTCACCCGGCGCGCCCTGTTCGCCCGGGACGGCGGCCGCTGCATGTACTGCGGCGCCGTCGCCACCAGCGTCGACCACGTCATCCCCCGCAGCCGGGGCGGCCAGCACGCGTGGGACAACGTCGTCGCCGCGTGCCGCCGCTGCAACCACGTCAAGGCCGACCGGCACCTGCTGGAACTCGGCTGGCGCCTGCGCCACCAGCCGGCGCCTCCGTCGGGCCTGGCCTGGCGCATCATCGGGACGGGGCACCGGGATCCGCGGTGGATGCCGTACCTCCAGCCGTACGGGGCCGAGGACGCCCTGGACCGCATCGGCGTCGCGGCGTCCTGA
- a CDS encoding mechanosensitive ion channel family protein produces MPWPAALLPLATDTPDATTTLKETHESVTEAASFIEENWATWLSIGLRILLIVVIAAALRSVVRKALTKLINRMNTSAEAVEGTALGGLLVNAERRRQRSEAIGSVLRSVASFLILGTAALMVLAALKIDLAPLLASAGVAGVAIGFGARNLVTDFLSGVFMIMEDQYGVGDKIDAGVASGEVIEVGLRVTKLRGDNGEIWYVRNGEIKRIGNLSQGWATAGVDVHVKPTESLTRIREVVQEVADTLAKESPWDERLWGPVEVLGLDEVLLASMTVKVSAKTMPGKQFAVERELRWRIKEAFDAAGIRIIGGPPVAEADEEEADPATAVAAPSALANPASPQSLATAPIPPQNGPRITK; encoded by the coding sequence GTGCCCTGGCCTGCCGCCCTGCTGCCCCTGGCAACAGACACCCCGGACGCGACCACGACGCTCAAGGAGACGCACGAGAGCGTCACCGAAGCCGCGAGCTTCATCGAGGAGAACTGGGCCACCTGGCTGAGCATCGGACTGCGCATCCTCCTCATCGTCGTGATAGCGGCGGCGCTGCGCTCGGTGGTCCGCAAGGCGCTGACCAAGCTCATAAACCGGATGAACACCAGCGCCGAGGCGGTCGAGGGCACGGCGCTCGGCGGGCTGCTGGTCAACGCCGAGCGGCGCCGCCAGCGTTCGGAGGCGATCGGTTCGGTACTGCGTTCGGTCGCCTCGTTCCTGATCCTCGGCACGGCCGCGCTGATGGTGCTGGCCGCACTGAAGATCGATCTGGCCCCGCTGCTGGCGAGTGCCGGTGTGGCCGGTGTGGCGATCGGTTTCGGTGCCCGGAACCTGGTGACGGACTTCCTCTCCGGCGTGTTCATGATCATGGAGGACCAGTACGGCGTCGGCGACAAGATCGACGCGGGCGTGGCCTCGGGCGAGGTCATAGAGGTCGGCCTGCGCGTGACCAAGCTGCGGGGGGACAACGGCGAGATCTGGTACGTGCGCAACGGCGAGATCAAGCGGATCGGCAACCTCAGCCAGGGCTGGGCGACCGCGGGCGTGGACGTCCACGTCAAGCCGACGGAGAGCCTGACCCGGATCCGCGAGGTGGTCCAGGAGGTCGCCGACACCCTGGCGAAGGAGTCCCCTTGGGACGAGCGCCTGTGGGGTCCGGTGGAGGTGCTGGGCCTGGACGAGGTGCTGCTCGCCTCGATGACGGTGAAGGTGTCGGCGAAGACGATGCCCGGCAAGCAGTTCGCGGTGGAGCGGGAGCTGCGCTGGCGGATCAAGGAGGCCTTCGACGCGGCGGGCATCCGGATCATCGGCGGTCCGCCGGTCGCGGAGGCGGACGAGGAGGAGGCGGACCCCGCGACCGCCGTCGCCGCGCCGTCCGCCCTGGCGAACCCGGCTTCCCCGCAGTCGCTGGCCACCGCCCCGATCCCGCCGCAGAACGGCCCGCGGATCACCAAGTAA
- a CDS encoding ROK family transcriptional regulator, translated as MPAATPGTPSLLRAMNDRAALELLLTHGPLSRTRIGHLTGLSKPTASQLLARLEAAGLVVATGTDGGRPGPSAQLYAVNPRAAYVGGLDVTPGRVLAAVADLTGTVTGTHEVPYTEGKDAVEQVVEALGGAVKAAGLHLSDLHRAVIATPGAFDPQTGRLRYASHLPGWHSPTLLGELAAALPMPVEYENDVNLAAVAEQRLGAARGHEDFVLLWNEEGLGAALVLGGRLHRGWTGGAGEVGFLPVPGHPLVRQVTRANTGGYQELAGAQVVPGLAAELGVEAPPLPASEGSHSPEVAAAVALLGQAAATPEGAHLRFLQAYATLLATGLASLVAVLDPEIVVLSGAVIAAGGDSLRGLLEAELAELAPSRPRLVSGEVPKGPVLRGALENALAATRDEVFDTSR; from the coding sequence ATGCCCGCCGCCACGCCCGGAACGCCCAGCCTCTTGCGCGCCATGAACGACCGGGCCGCTCTTGAGCTGCTGCTGACGCACGGCCCGCTGTCCCGGACCAGGATCGGGCACCTGACAGGGCTGTCCAAGCCCACCGCCTCCCAGCTCCTGGCCCGCCTGGAGGCCGCCGGGCTCGTCGTGGCCACCGGCACCGACGGCGGCCGCCCCGGCCCCAGCGCCCAGCTCTACGCCGTCAATCCCCGGGCCGCGTACGTCGGCGGGCTCGACGTCACGCCGGGCCGCGTACTGGCGGCCGTCGCCGACCTCACCGGCACGGTGACCGGCACGCACGAGGTCCCGTACACGGAGGGCAAGGACGCCGTCGAACAGGTCGTCGAAGCCCTCGGCGGAGCCGTCAAGGCCGCCGGACTGCACCTGTCCGACCTGCACCGGGCGGTCATCGCCACCCCGGGCGCCTTCGACCCGCAGACCGGCCGGCTGCGCTACGCCAGCCACCTTCCCGGCTGGCACTCCCCCACCCTCCTCGGCGAGCTGGCGGCGGCCCTGCCGATGCCGGTCGAGTACGAGAACGACGTCAACCTCGCCGCCGTCGCCGAGCAGCGCCTCGGCGCGGCGCGCGGCCACGAGGACTTCGTCCTGCTCTGGAACGAGGAGGGCCTCGGCGCCGCCCTGGTGCTGGGCGGCCGGCTGCACCGCGGCTGGACCGGCGGCGCCGGCGAGGTGGGCTTCCTGCCCGTGCCGGGCCACCCCCTGGTCCGGCAGGTCACGCGGGCCAACACCGGCGGCTACCAGGAACTGGCCGGCGCCCAGGTGGTACCCGGGCTCGCCGCGGAACTGGGCGTCGAGGCCCCACCGCTCCCCGCCTCCGAGGGCTCGCACAGCCCGGAGGTGGCCGCCGCCGTCGCGCTGCTCGGGCAGGCCGCGGCCACGCCCGAGGGGGCGCACCTGCGCTTCCTCCAGGCGTACGCCACCCTGCTCGCCACCGGTCTCGCCTCGCTCGTCGCCGTGCTGGACCCGGAGATCGTCGTGCTGTCCGGGGCCGTGATCGCCGCCGGCGGCGACTCCCTCCGCGGCCTGCTGGAGGCCGAGCTCGCCGAACTGGCACCGTCCCGGCCCCGCCTGGTCTCCGGCGAGGTACCGAAGGGGCCGGTGCTGCGCGGTGCGCTGGAGAACGCGCTGGCCGCCACCCGCGACGAGGTGTTCGACACCTCCCGCTGA